In Desulfoplanes formicivorans, a genomic segment contains:
- a CDS encoding 30S ribosomal protein S1, which produces MSEGTKNETPVQPEENFAELFESYTEGAGDTVRIGDQLQGTVISIGEKSVFVDTGTKIDGVVDRDELLDEEGNLTCAVGESLTLFVVKRTENEIVLSKAISGVGGLNLLMDAFASQVPVEGKVTATCKGGFTVQVMQRRAFCPVSQMDTHYVEDTEAFVGNTYEFLITKLEEKGRNIVVSRRTLLERQQKEAAKEFMENVAVGDILQGRVVRIKEFGAFVELVPGVEGMVHISELAWSRVARPEDVVALDDVVKVRLLGSEQLNNGQLKLSLSMKQAMGDPWDEVSERFKPGDKVVGKVMRCAPFGAFVELIPGVEGLVHISEMSYTKRVLKPEDEVSPGEAVTVTIKSIDPDKRRISLSIRETPGDPWADVADKYAKGQTVQGVIEKKEPFGYFVRLEPGITGLLPQSVLRASKHAADIEKKQVGEPITVRVEAVNPADRKISLAPGEGKETGEWKSFSRPAATSSLGNLGDLLKQAMNRKNNS; this is translated from the coding sequence ATGTCTGAGGGCACAAAGAACGAGACCCCCGTCCAGCCGGAGGAAAATTTTGCAGAGCTGTTCGAATCCTATACCGAAGGTGCCGGTGATACCGTGCGGATCGGGGATCAGCTGCAGGGAACGGTCATTTCCATTGGAGAAAAAAGCGTGTTCGTGGACACGGGAACCAAGATCGATGGTGTCGTGGACAGGGACGAACTCCTTGATGAGGAAGGCAATCTGACCTGTGCCGTTGGCGAAAGCCTGACCCTGTTTGTGGTCAAGCGTACGGAAAACGAAATCGTTCTGTCCAAGGCCATTTCCGGTGTGGGAGGCCTCAATCTTCTCATGGATGCGTTTGCCAGCCAGGTTCCTGTGGAGGGCAAGGTTACGGCTACCTGCAAGGGCGGTTTCACAGTCCAGGTGATGCAGCGCCGGGCCTTTTGTCCCGTGAGCCAGATGGATACCCATTATGTGGAAGACACCGAGGCTTTTGTGGGCAACACCTATGAATTTTTGATCACCAAGCTCGAGGAAAAGGGTCGCAACATCGTGGTTTCCCGGCGCACACTTCTGGAGCGGCAGCAAAAGGAAGCGGCCAAGGAATTCATGGAAAACGTGGCCGTGGGGGACATCCTCCAGGGCAGGGTGGTCCGGATCAAGGAATTTGGCGCCTTTGTCGAACTGGTGCCCGGTGTGGAAGGCATGGTGCATATTTCCGAACTGGCCTGGTCCCGCGTTGCCCGTCCCGAAGACGTGGTTGCCCTGGATGACGTGGTCAAAGTCCGCCTGCTGGGCAGCGAACAACTGAATAATGGCCAGCTCAAACTTTCCCTGTCCATGAAACAGGCCATGGGCGATCCCTGGGACGAGGTGAGTGAACGCTTCAAGCCCGGGGACAAGGTTGTCGGCAAGGTCATGCGCTGCGCTCCGTTCGGTGCCTTTGTGGAACTGATACCCGGAGTTGAAGGTCTCGTGCACATCAGCGAAATGAGCTACACCAAACGGGTCCTCAAGCCCGAGGACGAGGTCAGCCCGGGCGAGGCCGTTACCGTGACCATCAAGAGCATTGACCCGGACAAACGACGCATCTCCCTGAGCATCCGGGAAACCCCTGGCGATCCCTGGGCCGATGTTGCGGACAAGTATGCCAAGGGACAGACGGTGCAGGGCGTTATCGAAAAAAAGGAGCCGTTTGGCTATTTTGTCCGACTCGAACCCGGCATCACCGGTCTCTTGCCCCAGTCGGTGCTGCGTGCCTCCAAGCATGCCGCAGATATTGAAAAAAAGCAGGTGGGTGAACCCATTACCGTGCGTGTTGAAGCCGTGAATCCCGCAGACCGCAAGATCAGCCTGGCCCCTGGCGAAGGGAAGGAAACCGGCGAATGGAAATCCTTTTCCAGACCGGCAGCCACCTCGTCCCTGGGCAACCTGGGGGATCTGCTCAAGCAGGCCATGAACAGGAAAAACAATTCCTGA
- the thiE gene encoding thiamine phosphate synthase, giving the protein MKPAHVDYRVYLVTDRPLCLGRDLLDIVRQAVHAGVGLVQLREKQASTRAFVELGRSVRAITSKASIPLLINDRIDVALAVGADGVHIGQSDMPFADARKILGPDKIVGLSIDTWEQLLQANQLDLDYLGIGPVFPTTTKTDTSGEWGIAGITRARAASVHTLVGIGGITKDNAGQVIGAGAHGIAVVSAICSAPSPARAVKDLRTAVEQGRRSYQTRL; this is encoded by the coding sequence ATGAAACCGGCCCATGTGGACTACCGCGTGTATCTGGTCACGGATCGCCCCCTGTGCCTTGGGCGGGATCTTCTGGATATTGTCAGACAGGCCGTGCATGCGGGTGTCGGTCTGGTGCAGCTCCGGGAAAAACAGGCCTCAACGCGGGCATTTGTGGAACTGGGCAGGTCGGTACGGGCCATTACCAGCAAGGCCTCGATTCCCTTGCTGATCAACGATCGGATCGATGTGGCCCTGGCTGTGGGAGCTGACGGGGTGCATATCGGGCAAAGCGACATGCCCTTTGCCGACGCCCGAAAGATTCTCGGCCCGGACAAAATCGTCGGTCTTTCCATTGATACGTGGGAACAATTGCTCCAGGCCAATCAACTGGATCTCGATTATCTGGGCATCGGCCCGGTTTTCCCCACAACCACCAAGACGGATACCTCCGGGGAATGGGGCATTGCCGGCATCACCAGGGCCCGCGCAGCATCCGTGCACACCCTGGTGGGCATCGGCGGCATTACCAAGGACAATGCCGGTCAGGTCATTGGGGCAGGAGCTCATGGAATCGCTGTTGTTTCGGCCATTTGTTCAGCTCCTTCACCCGCCAGAGCAGTGAAGGATCTGCGCACGGCAGTGGAGCAAGGAAGAAGGTCGTATCAAACAAGGTTATGA
- a CDS encoding formate dehydrogenase accessory protein FdhE — MLTNDTQELVFQSVRKTATAIEAEKPDLHDVLTSFVGLFEAFETIEAQSAPWDMSGLEMDKNQFVQGKSLLEMLPLTDFASRVPQVSEVMFPVLAKSFSTLGPVVDIMQDKEFVASEDGLYASMCHVLEGDEQALEATAREKGVTPYGFAFVLAQLVAPLLRSQSKALAAHFDLSGWTQGYCPVCGSMPSVAYLAGEGGKRWLHCSTCGHDWRFRRQICPACGDNAAKGLEYFYVDDRLHERAYVCHTCKKYLLTIDIREMAAKPNMNIAPIGLIPLDIKAQQEGYEPLTALPWNSFE, encoded by the coding sequence ATGCTCACAAACGATACCCAAGAACTTGTTTTCCAGTCCGTCCGAAAGACCGCAACTGCCATTGAAGCTGAAAAGCCTGATCTGCACGATGTCCTGACCTCGTTTGTCGGATTGTTCGAGGCCTTTGAAACAATTGAGGCCCAATCGGCTCCCTGGGACATGAGCGGGCTGGAAATGGACAAAAATCAGTTTGTCCAGGGAAAAAGCCTGCTGGAAATGCTGCCGCTGACGGATTTTGCGTCCCGGGTCCCCCAGGTAAGCGAGGTCATGTTTCCGGTGCTGGCCAAGAGTTTCTCCACCCTTGGTCCTGTTGTGGACATCATGCAGGACAAGGAATTTGTTGCCAGTGAGGACGGATTGTATGCATCCATGTGTCATGTGCTGGAAGGGGACGAACAAGCCCTTGAGGCAACGGCCCGGGAAAAGGGGGTGACTCCCTATGGCTTTGCGTTCGTGCTTGCCCAACTTGTGGCCCCGCTGCTCCGCAGCCAGTCCAAGGCCCTGGCTGCGCATTTCGACCTGTCCGGGTGGACGCAGGGCTATTGTCCCGTGTGCGGATCCATGCCTTCGGTTGCCTATCTCGCGGGTGAAGGCGGCAAGCGCTGGCTGCACTGTTCAACATGTGGCCATGACTGGCGGTTCAGGCGTCAGATCTGCCCTGCCTGCGGGGACAACGCGGCCAAGGGCCTTGAGTATTTCTATGTGGACGACAGGCTGCACGAACGTGCCTATGTCTGCCATACCTGCAAGAAATATCTTCTGACCATTGATATTCGGGAAATGGCGGCCAAGCCCAACATGAACATTGCACCCATCGGCCTGATTCCCCTGGATATCAAGGCACAGCAGGAGGGATATGAACCCCTGACCGCCTTGCCCTGGAACAGTTTCGAGTAG
- a CDS encoding universal stress protein UspA: MAPRLLHIFRNTPMGRETFLQSLYFCRQMHLDIDIYIPRQKQFLMYFDHEAVQINLDDSYLFAPETAREHAESLVRPKEIGYRFLQPEEQTASTLPDIPSDYAFMCLPRSVSDRTSKIGLGHLGPKVRAILRAAHFPVLIPSAVLKKWNKVTVFFGGSANALNALRVGMAVNQVTGAPLTIYIQSEGRPLDAYRSIIEDARLLESLNHCQARWAFFSDTAFENNLYTVPHDALVIAGAYGHGMIKTVMFGSKMELLQSTLPNNLLIVGPGYTR; encoded by the coding sequence ATGGCCCCAAGACTCCTGCATATTTTCCGCAATACCCCCATGGGACGGGAGACATTTCTCCAGTCCTTGTACTTCTGCCGGCAGATGCACCTGGACATCGACATCTATATTCCCCGGCAAAAGCAGTTTCTCATGTACTTTGATCATGAGGCTGTTCAGATCAATCTGGACGATTCCTATCTTTTTGCCCCGGAAACCGCCAGGGAGCATGCCGAATCTCTGGTCAGGCCCAAGGAAATAGGATACCGGTTTCTCCAGCCCGAGGAACAAACCGCTTCCACCCTGCCGGATATCCCGTCTGATTATGCGTTCATGTGTCTGCCCCGCAGCGTGAGCGACCGGACGTCCAAGATCGGACTGGGTCACCTCGGTCCCAAGGTGAGGGCCATCCTGCGGGCAGCCCATTTTCCCGTTCTGATCCCGAGTGCGGTCCTCAAGAAATGGAACAAGGTGACCGTGTTTTTCGGCGGCTCGGCCAATGCCCTCAACGCCCTGCGGGTCGGAATGGCCGTCAACCAAGTCACAGGAGCGCCTCTGACCATTTACATCCAATCCGAGGGCAGACCTCTTGATGCGTACAGGTCCATCATTGAAGATGCCAGGCTCCTGGAATCCCTCAACCATTGCCAGGCCAGGTGGGCCTTTTTTTCGGACACCGCGTTTGAAAACAATTTGTACACGGTTCCGCACGACGCCCTGGTCATTGCCGGTGCATACGGCCATGGCATGATCAAGACCGTCATGTTCGGCAGCAAGATGGAATTGTTGCAGTCGACTCTTCCCAACAATCTTCTCATTGTCGGACCGGGGTATACCCGATGA
- a CDS encoding hybrid sensor histidine kinase/response regulator translates to MISTVKSKLFQRTLIIMVFAFGIIAAACSIVAGWILYDHLTSEYESKAIAIGNSITTSLPEVFLKNDAATDQSIIDQYLSIKGVAYALVKTAQGEIIAHTFSPDIPEDILEIVEANTPSVDPRTGLVETRLLQTPSYIDVCSPILMGEAGYVHIGMDMSMINTYIFDAIVKMQAILFVVLLICVIIAFFLIRRISHPLTTLTEYANQLANHHFDAMVPIASNDELGLLARTMQGMAQRINGLIQGLEAKIQNATSELQDTNLYLSTLVDNMADGLLVTNEKGEILSFNPAIQNIFGLEANNMDIHSLTELLDPEAMHHLEQQGILDYTSQLRSMVFTPETLRKGVVQSELATHTQDGTAIWLEFSLRSITLKCGVQCILVIRDITARKQAQTELETLNNELEARIKRRTHKLEASNALLRKEVQTRKAAEDALQVEKELFGTTLRSIADGVITLDNQGKILFINHAMEQLGGWSAKKVVHTQFCTHFNVMINGHHPLYLNRDSQDRMMLKRLETEQNALFTTHDGRVLEIALRVLPLYDKQSNIKGQVLIMRDITDVKRQEKERLKTEKLESIGILAGGIAHDFNNILTAVLNYILLAMKHPILDTIPYEYLNKAHKAALRAQQLTQQLLTFSKGGAPIVELTGIKDLITDSVTFALHGSNIKTSISIAPDIWNAEIDTGQIAQVLENIAINACQAMPKGGTLTITAHNVMVGNRSTLPLRPGKYIKIMLADNGPGIALENLEKIFDPYFTTKKTGSGLGLATSYSIIKNHHGHIGVTSNPGQGTTFSIFLPAIDTEICTSIPRTPLQIGEGRGTILLMDDDASIREVMEETLGFLGYEVITTPDGAATIEIYRQHLASGKRIDLVIMDLTIPGGMGGKETVGKVLDLDPDAKVIVSSGYSQDPIMADYESYGFIDILAKPYSLEEVGKKIAHILGRPTTS, encoded by the coding sequence ATGATATCGACCGTCAAATCCAAACTCTTTCAAAGAACCCTGATCATCATGGTCTTTGCCTTCGGGATCATTGCCGCGGCCTGCTCCATTGTTGCCGGCTGGATTCTGTACGATCATCTCACCAGCGAGTACGAATCCAAGGCCATTGCCATCGGCAACAGCATCACTACCTCCCTGCCGGAAGTCTTTCTCAAGAACGATGCGGCAACCGACCAGTCCATCATTGATCAGTATCTCTCCATCAAGGGGGTGGCCTATGCCCTTGTCAAAACAGCTCAAGGCGAGATAATCGCCCACACCTTTTCGCCGGATATTCCCGAAGACATTCTGGAGATCGTTGAGGCCAATACGCCCTCGGTGGATCCCCGTACCGGGCTCGTGGAAACCCGTTTGCTCCAGACTCCATCCTATATTGATGTCTGTTCACCCATTCTCATGGGCGAAGCCGGATACGTTCACATCGGCATGGACATGAGCATGATCAACACCTACATCTTTGACGCCATCGTCAAGATGCAGGCCATTTTGTTTGTTGTTCTTCTCATCTGCGTGATCATCGCCTTCTTTCTCATCCGGCGGATTTCCCACCCCCTGACCACCCTGACGGAATATGCCAATCAACTGGCCAACCACCATTTTGACGCCATGGTTCCCATTGCCTCCAACGATGAGCTGGGATTGCTCGCCCGGACCATGCAGGGCATGGCCCAACGCATCAACGGCCTGATCCAGGGTCTTGAGGCAAAGATCCAGAACGCCACATCAGAGCTTCAGGATACCAACCTGTATCTGTCCACCTTGGTGGACAATATGGCCGACGGCCTTCTGGTGACCAATGAAAAGGGCGAAATTCTCAGTTTCAACCCGGCCATCCAGAATATCTTTGGTTTGGAAGCCAATAATATGGACATACACTCCCTGACGGAGCTGCTGGATCCCGAGGCCATGCATCATCTGGAGCAGCAGGGCATTCTCGACTATACGTCCCAACTCCGATCCATGGTCTTTACCCCCGAAACCCTGCGCAAGGGCGTTGTTCAAAGCGAACTGGCCACCCATACCCAAGATGGCACGGCCATATGGCTTGAATTTTCCTTGCGCTCCATAACCCTTAAATGCGGTGTTCAATGTATTCTGGTTATTCGGGATATCACCGCGCGCAAACAGGCCCAGACCGAACTGGAGACATTAAACAACGAACTTGAGGCTCGTATCAAACGCAGAACTCACAAGCTCGAAGCCTCCAACGCCCTGCTCAGGAAAGAGGTGCAAACCCGCAAGGCAGCCGAAGACGCCTTGCAGGTGGAAAAGGAACTGTTCGGGACAACATTGCGTAGCATTGCCGACGGCGTGATCACCCTGGATAATCAGGGCAAGATTCTTTTCATCAATCACGCCATGGAACAGCTTGGAGGATGGTCCGCCAAAAAGGTTGTCCATACCCAATTTTGCACTCATTTCAATGTGATGATCAACGGCCATCATCCCCTGTACCTGAATCGTGATTCCCAAGACCGGATGATGCTCAAACGTTTGGAAACGGAACAAAACGCCCTGTTCACCACCCATGACGGTCGTGTTCTAGAGATCGCCCTGCGCGTCTTGCCTTTGTATGACAAACAGAGCAATATTAAGGGGCAGGTGCTCATCATGCGCGATATTACCGATGTCAAACGCCAGGAAAAGGAACGCCTCAAAACGGAAAAACTCGAATCCATTGGCATTCTGGCCGGAGGTATAGCGCATGATTTCAACAATATTCTCACAGCCGTGCTCAATTACATCCTGCTGGCCATGAAACATCCCATCCTTGACACTATTCCCTATGAGTATCTCAACAAGGCGCACAAGGCGGCTTTAAGGGCCCAGCAGCTGACTCAACAGCTGCTTACCTTTTCCAAGGGGGGAGCGCCCATTGTGGAGCTCACTGGTATCAAGGATCTCATTACTGACTCGGTCACCTTTGCTTTACACGGTTCGAACATCAAAACATCCATTTCCATCGCCCCGGATATCTGGAACGCGGAAATCGATACGGGCCAGATCGCCCAGGTTTTGGAAAATATTGCCATCAATGCCTGTCAGGCCATGCCCAAGGGAGGTACGCTTACCATTACGGCCCATAACGTCATGGTTGGCAACCGCTCGACACTTCCCCTACGGCCCGGCAAGTACATCAAGATCATGCTCGCAGATAACGGCCCTGGTATTGCTTTGGAAAACCTTGAAAAAATATTTGATCCTTATTTCACGACCAAAAAAACCGGCAGCGGCCTCGGGTTGGCCACAAGTTACTCCATCATCAAAAACCATCACGGTCATATCGGAGTGACCTCTAATCCGGGCCAGGGCACTACGTTTTCCATTTTCCTCCCGGCCATCGACACCGAAATCTGTACATCAATCCCCCGCACGCCGCTCCAGATCGGTGAGGGGCGCGGTACGATTCTCCTCATGGATGATGATGCCTCCATTCGGGAAGTCATGGAGGAAACTCTCGGTTTTTTGGGATATGAAGTGATCACGACACCCGATGGTGCTGCAACCATCGAAATCTACAGGCAGCATCTCGCATCGGGAAAACGTATTGATTTAGTGATTATGGATCTGACCATTCCCGGCGGCATGGGCGGCAAGGAGACCGTGGGTAAGGTGCTAGACCTTGATCCCGATGCCAAAGTCATTGTTTCCAGCGGTTATTCCCAGGATCCGATTATGGCCGATTACGAATCCTACGGGTTTATCGATATTCTGGCCAAACCATACAGTCTCGAAGAGGTGGGCAAGAAGATTGCGCACATTCTGGGCCGACCAACCACATCATGA
- a CDS encoding pseudouridine synthase gives MTMNHSRNRQSSPPSPQGPSVRINKAIAQAGVCSRRKADELLAQGRVKVNGRTITSPGLQVDPSRDTICVDGKPVSPAGQTSRPVYLLLHKPIRTVTTLRDPAGRPTVIDLLPPFFRKKRVFPVGRLDYYSEGLLLLTTDGDLTQKMTHPSYNHPKTYEVEILGMPTRGMLHVMRQGMTLAEGERLRPVDVTILGTRGNRTTLSMVLRQGVNRQIRRMCRDLGFKVLKLKRTSQGPLHLGDLKPGAFRELTPEEVRQLKKSVQQKRDTPVKD, from the coding sequence ATGACCATGAACCATTCGCGCAACAGACAATCTTCACCACCATCCCCGCAGGGGCCTTCCGTCCGGATCAACAAGGCCATTGCCCAAGCAGGAGTGTGCTCCCGGCGCAAGGCTGACGAGCTCCTTGCCCAAGGACGGGTCAAGGTCAACGGGCGTACGATCACCTCGCCGGGTCTACAGGTCGATCCATCCAGGGATACCATCTGTGTTGACGGCAAGCCTGTGTCCCCTGCCGGACAGACAAGCCGCCCGGTCTATCTTCTTTTGCACAAACCCATCCGCACGGTGACTACCCTCAGGGATCCCGCAGGGCGGCCCACAGTGATCGACCTGCTCCCCCCCTTTTTCAGAAAGAAGCGTGTTTTTCCGGTGGGCAGGCTGGATTATTATTCCGAAGGCCTTTTGCTCCTGACCACGGACGGGGATCTGACCCAGAAGATGACCCATCCCAGCTACAACCATCCCAAGACCTATGAGGTGGAAATCCTGGGCATGCCCACCCGGGGCATGCTCCATGTCATGCGACAGGGCATGACCCTGGCCGAGGGAGAACGTCTCAGGCCGGTGGACGTGACCATCCTTGGCACCCGCGGCAACAGGACCACCCTGTCCATGGTCCTGCGTCAGGGGGTCAACAGACAAATCCGGCGCATGTGCAGGGATCTCGGCTTCAAGGTGCTCAAGCTCAAACGAACCAGTCAGGGCCCCCTTCACCTGGGCGATCTCAAACCCGGCGCTTTCAGGGAACTCACCCCGGAGGAAGTCCGACAGCTCAAAAAAAGCGTGCAGCAAAAAAGGGATACCCCTGTCAAAGACTAG
- the lolA gene encoding outer membrane lipoprotein chaperone LolA, producing the protein MMKKWCLMVVMLCLVPLTGAAEEISAHIQKQYQDLESFSSSFVQRLTNAATKEVEVRSGTITFAKPRRIRWETTEPEKELLLVGRDVVWDYFPDENVAYKYAVEQVLQSKTMLRFISGEANLQEDFVIENQGDDAGLIKLKLIPREPETNLVLAYIWVQPTTNMLGKVLVVDFFGNGNELELSNMVMNKALDPAIFTFTPPKGVDVEDASSS; encoded by the coding sequence ATGATGAAAAAATGGTGTCTCATGGTGGTGATGCTCTGCCTGGTGCCCCTGACAGGGGCTGCCGAGGAGATAAGCGCACATATTCAGAAACAATATCAGGATCTTGAATCCTTTTCCTCTTCCTTTGTCCAACGATTGACCAATGCCGCGACCAAGGAGGTGGAGGTTCGTTCCGGCACGATCACCTTTGCCAAACCCAGGCGGATCAGGTGGGAAACCACGGAGCCGGAAAAGGAACTGCTGCTGGTGGGAAGGGATGTTGTCTGGGATTATTTTCCCGATGAAAACGTGGCCTACAAATATGCGGTGGAGCAGGTTCTGCAGTCCAAGACCATGCTGCGCTTCATTTCGGGAGAGGCCAATCTGCAAGAAGATTTCGTCATTGAAAATCAAGGGGATGATGCCGGGCTGATCAAGCTCAAGCTGATTCCCAGGGAGCCGGAGACCAATCTGGTGCTGGCCTACATCTGGGTTCAGCCGACAACAAACATGCTCGGCAAGGTGCTTGTCGTGGACTTCTTTGGCAACGGCAATGAGCTGGAGTTGAGCAATATGGTCATGAACAAAGCGCTTGATCCCGCGATTTTCACCTTTACGCCCCCCAAAGGGGTCGATGTGGAGGATGCCTCCTCTTCGTAA
- a CDS encoding ABC transporter substrate-binding protein, producing MQRHTSPVHNRVFHPGSLVLAFLLFILLGGPSTAGSREIFLGMSAAFTGPSRDLGCKLYQGAMTYLHHVNQQGGVHGNTIVLLTLDDGYNPEPTIANTIRFVDFDDVFCLFNYVGTPTVTRMLPLLSKYVSRPLYLLFPFTGAQPQRKPPYEHLVFDFRTSYQAEVKALTDLFRQRGYSRFAILYQADAYGRSGWQSMKNALAHHDLTFVGQASYRRGQAFEDSFEPQVTALAATSPEVIISIAASEAAAGFIRDARDTGMNVPIANISFVDPNTLINLLAPLRSPQGTNYFANLINSQVVPFFADPDLPASREYMTLIAASHDIPSRPGCKMPINHYMQSGPISFEGFLNAKLLVRMLETMGSFPDPKDLPRAFAALDGEDIGIGHPLRIEPGHSQISNAVHFIAFSNATMFPVDAQTFQVTEP from the coding sequence ATGCAACGTCATACATCTCCTGTCCACAATAGGGTGTTCCATCCAGGGTCTTTGGTCCTGGCCTTTTTACTTTTTATCCTGCTTGGCGGACCTTCCACGGCTGGATCCCGGGAAATCTTCCTCGGCATGTCGGCCGCGTTTACCGGACCGAGCCGCGACCTCGGATGCAAGCTCTACCAGGGGGCCATGACCTATTTGCACCATGTCAATCAACAGGGAGGTGTGCACGGCAACACCATTGTCCTGCTGACCCTGGATGATGGCTACAATCCCGAACCAACCATTGCCAACACCATCCGTTTTGTGGATTTTGACGATGTATTCTGCCTGTTCAATTACGTGGGCACACCCACAGTGACCCGCATGTTACCCCTGCTGAGCAAGTACGTCTCCCGCCCCCTGTACCTTCTCTTTCCCTTTACCGGCGCCCAACCACAACGAAAACCTCCCTACGAACATCTGGTCTTTGATTTCAGAACGTCCTATCAGGCCGAAGTAAAGGCCCTGACCGATTTGTTCAGACAACGCGGGTACTCGCGTTTTGCCATCCTCTATCAAGCCGACGCCTATGGGCGTTCAGGCTGGCAAAGCATGAAAAACGCCCTGGCCCACCACGATCTCACATTTGTGGGGCAGGCGTCCTATCGACGAGGGCAGGCCTTTGAGGATTCTTTTGAGCCCCAGGTCACGGCCCTGGCCGCCACCAGCCCCGAGGTGATCATTTCCATTGCCGCATCCGAGGCGGCTGCCGGATTCATCAGGGATGCCCGTGACACGGGCATGAACGTCCCCATTGCCAATATTTCCTTTGTGGACCCCAATACCCTCATCAACCTGCTAGCGCCCCTGCGTTCACCACAGGGCACCAATTATTTTGCCAACCTGATCAACTCCCAGGTTGTTCCCTTTTTTGCCGATCCCGACCTACCTGCCAGCCGGGAATACATGACCCTAATTGCCGCCAGTCACGATATTCCCTCCCGACCCGGTTGCAAAATGCCCATCAACCATTACATGCAGTCCGGGCCCATCAGTTTCGAGGGATTCCTGAACGCCAAGCTCCTGGTGCGCATGCTGGAAACCATGGGCTCCTTTCCCGACCCCAAGGATCTGCCCCGGGCCTTTGCGGCCCTGGACGGCGAGGATATCGGCATTGGCCATCCCCTGCGTATTGAACCCGGGCACAGTCAAATCTCCAATGCCGTGCATTTCATCGCGTTTTCCAACGCAACCATGTTCCCGGTGGATGCCCAAACATTTCAGGTCACCGAGCCATGA